A genomic region of uncultured Paludibaculum sp. contains the following coding sequences:
- a CDS encoding efflux RND transporter periplasmic adaptor subunit has protein sequence MSKDLKPGKKLGQTGSGKGRIVLWVVILLALAGGSFAAYRYSTAKPVEVPTVSVRQGEFTITITSRGEIRSTRSVTLAAPQVPNPTITTLAESGKPVKAGEIVVEFDTAQYENYYLNFVTNARTVDSEIVQTKASHKITDEEDAMSLMTSEYDVQRAGLEASKAEILSEIEGAKNRINVGLSEGVLGQVKTSVKAHDVSQQADLERLDTRKSKTLRDMGRVKDYLGKMTIRAPQDGILNILPNFRAQGNWGQTPPAFKEGDRAWTGAAIAEIPDLSEMRIEMKVEEVDRGKIQLGQKVRVKIDAIQDKEFEATLDWISPIASLNFRGFGSANEKTFPARATLKSVDPRLRPGMSASGIVLIESRPDSLLIPNKASFLQGGKPHVWIQRGAGFQSREIEVGKRNDNDIIVLKGLKTGDRVALEDPAEVAKRSKKL, from the coding sequence ATGTCTAAGGATCTAAAGCCCGGCAAGAAGCTGGGACAGACCGGCAGTGGCAAGGGCCGCATTGTGCTTTGGGTTGTCATTCTGTTGGCTCTCGCCGGCGGTAGCTTCGCGGCCTACCGGTATTCGACCGCCAAGCCGGTGGAAGTTCCGACGGTCAGTGTGCGACAGGGTGAGTTCACCATCACGATTACGTCTCGCGGCGAGATCCGCTCCACCCGGTCGGTCACCTTGGCGGCCCCGCAGGTGCCGAATCCCACGATCACGACCCTGGCCGAATCCGGTAAACCCGTGAAGGCGGGCGAGATCGTGGTCGAATTCGATACGGCTCAGTATGAGAACTACTACTTGAACTTCGTGACGAATGCGCGAACGGTAGACAGCGAAATCGTGCAGACGAAGGCCAGCCACAAGATTACTGATGAGGAAGACGCGATGAGCCTGATGACGTCGGAGTACGACGTCCAGCGAGCCGGTTTGGAGGCCTCCAAGGCCGAGATTTTGTCCGAGATCGAGGGCGCGAAGAATCGCATCAATGTCGGCTTGTCAGAAGGTGTGCTGGGTCAGGTGAAGACCTCAGTGAAAGCGCACGACGTGAGCCAGCAGGCAGATCTGGAGCGGTTGGATACCAGGAAGAGCAAGACGCTGCGGGATATGGGGCGAGTCAAGGACTATCTGGGCAAGATGACCATCCGGGCGCCGCAGGACGGCATCCTGAACATCCTGCCCAACTTCCGCGCACAGGGCAATTGGGGCCAGACGCCCCCCGCGTTCAAGGAAGGTGACCGGGCCTGGACCGGCGCGGCGATTGCCGAAATCCCCGACCTGTCCGAGATGCGCATCGAGATGAAAGTGGAAGAGGTCGACCGTGGCAAGATCCAGCTTGGCCAGAAGGTCCGGGTGAAGATTGACGCGATCCAGGACAAGGAATTTGAGGCAACGCTGGATTGGATCAGCCCGATTGCATCTCTGAACTTCCGCGGTTTCGGCTCCGCGAATGAGAAGACATTCCCGGCGCGTGCCACGTTGAAGTCGGTCGATCCGCGGCTGCGCCCTGGGATGAGCGCGAGTGGGATTGTCCTGATCGAGAGCCGGCCTGACAGTCTGTTGATTCCGAACAAGGCGAGCTTCCTGCAGGGTGGTAAACCGCACGTCTGGATCCAGAGAGGCGCCGGCTTCCAGTCGCGTGAGATTGAAGTAGGCAAACGGAACGACAACGACATCATCGTCTTGAAGGGTCTGAAAACGGGCGATCGCGTCGCATTGGAAGACCCCGCTGAAGTCGCGAAGCGTTCCAAGAAGTTATAG
- the rsmD gene encoding 16S rRNA (guanine(966)-N(2))-methyltransferase RsmD, with the protein MRVIGGEFRSRRLKSPAGDSVRPTPDRLREALFNILAPHIAGCVFLDAYAGCGSVGIEALSRGAGRVIFLEKSRPALRALQDNISTLEISKRCEVHAGNAAPVITKFAADIVFLDPPYPREQEYGLCLDALGEEPSSMVIVQHTSKFTHHLKETYGTLNRVRILSQGDNSLSFFEPR; encoded by the coding sequence ATGCGAGTAATAGGTGGTGAGTTCCGAAGCCGCCGGCTGAAGTCTCCGGCGGGGGACAGCGTCCGTCCCACCCCGGACCGGTTGCGGGAGGCGCTCTTCAACATCCTGGCGCCGCACATAGCAGGGTGCGTATTCCTGGACGCTTACGCCGGATGTGGGAGTGTCGGCATCGAGGCCCTCAGCCGGGGTGCGGGCCGTGTGATCTTCCTGGAGAAGAGCCGGCCGGCCCTGCGGGCGCTGCAGGACAATATCAGCACCCTGGAGATCTCGAAGCGCTGCGAGGTACACGCCGGCAACGCAGCTCCGGTCATCACCAAATTCGCCGCCGACATCGTCTTCCTCGACCCGCCCTATCCGCGGGAGCAGGAATACGGTCTCTGTCTCGATGCGCTGGGTGAGGAACCTAGTTCAATGGTCATCGTCCAGCACACCTCGAAGTTTACACACCACCTGAAGGAGACCTACGGCACACTGAATCGGGTGAGGATCCTCAGCCAGGGAGATAACTCACTCAGCTTCTTCGAACCGAGGTGA
- a CDS encoding HlyD family efflux transporter periplasmic adaptor subunit, whose product MQPQMNPSPQSTPQGVPGAVPVPREPKRPRSKSGLVLLVVVLMAGAGWFTWKQVTDPARSGSGTVGIRTAVVASGTLERTIRLTGVTSADKFATLSAPQLRGMRGGGGGGGSTSGSSSSSSTSSSSTASSSTTASSGTSSSSTATTSTFRATTNRFGSSATSSTSGSTASSTSTASTTSGSSSSSSSTSGSTSSGGGGGGGNMLSGGNDDFMQVLQKVAPAGTRVKKGDLVAQFDQQFQLLRLDDYKSTVEQADRTLRSLDSTLEVQRKSYDQNIEQAKGAVEKAKLDIKTTPVRSAIEAEQLQLALEEAQAKLKQLQSQIPYQETSLKSQRRISEIDVDQSRVELKRAERNVNLMEIRASMDGMIAMENMLRGSEFSQVQQGDQLYPGQLFARIVDASSFLVSATINQADVEYVRVGSKATLHFDAYPDMTLPAHVTSIAAITMPGGPRASYVKAVPVFLKIDHLDPRVIPDLSVSADVIIKTDENQVLAPLESIFQDAPTAKPYVFVKTGESFVKRSIELGDRNNIQTSVVSGLKAGDVIALDAPQLPKQEGTASASLSPGSQNRTWMVALMLPILGFRRRLTTACRRLNSARSRG is encoded by the coding sequence ATGCAGCCGCAGATGAATCCATCTCCGCAATCCACTCCGCAAGGTGTACCTGGCGCCGTTCCGGTTCCTCGCGAACCGAAGCGCCCCAGGTCCAAGAGCGGACTCGTGCTTCTAGTCGTCGTACTGATGGCCGGTGCCGGCTGGTTCACCTGGAAGCAGGTGACGGACCCGGCCCGCTCGGGTTCTGGCACCGTCGGCATTCGAACCGCCGTCGTGGCCTCGGGCACACTGGAGCGTACGATTCGCCTGACGGGTGTGACCTCTGCTGACAAATTTGCCACCCTTTCCGCCCCTCAATTGCGAGGAATGCGTGGCGGCGGTGGTGGTGGCGGTTCCACCTCCGGGTCGTCCAGTTCCTCATCAACTTCGAGTTCTTCGACCGCGAGCAGCTCGACGACCGCGTCTTCGGGCACTTCCTCGAGTTCGACGGCAACTACCTCGACATTCCGTGCCACAACCAACAGATTCGGATCCAGCGCGACGTCGTCTACCTCCGGTTCCACCGCTTCCTCCACTTCGACGGCATCCACCACTTCCGGTTCGTCCTCTTCTTCCTCGTCTACTTCGGGTTCCACATCGAGTGGAGGTGGCGGGGGTGGCGGCAACATGTTGAGTGGCGGCAACGACGACTTCATGCAGGTGTTGCAGAAAGTAGCTCCGGCCGGAACCAGAGTGAAGAAAGGTGACTTGGTCGCCCAGTTTGACCAGCAGTTCCAATTGCTGCGGCTGGATGACTACAAGTCGACGGTCGAGCAGGCGGACAGAACTCTCCGGTCTTTGGATTCCACCTTGGAAGTTCAGCGCAAGTCGTACGACCAGAACATCGAACAAGCCAAGGGGGCTGTCGAGAAGGCGAAGCTGGACATCAAGACAACGCCGGTTCGCTCGGCGATCGAAGCCGAGCAACTGCAGTTGGCGCTTGAGGAAGCGCAGGCCAAGCTGAAGCAGTTGCAATCTCAGATTCCGTACCAGGAAACCAGCCTGAAGAGTCAGCGCCGGATCTCGGAGATTGACGTAGACCAGTCCCGCGTGGAGTTGAAGCGTGCCGAGCGAAATGTGAACCTGATGGAGATCCGGGCGAGCATGGACGGCATGATCGCGATGGAAAACATGCTGCGTGGTAGTGAATTCTCCCAGGTTCAGCAAGGGGATCAACTCTATCCGGGGCAGTTGTTTGCGCGGATTGTCGATGCGAGCTCCTTTTTGGTTTCCGCGACGATCAACCAGGCCGATGTTGAATATGTGCGCGTAGGTTCCAAGGCAACACTTCACTTCGACGCCTACCCCGACATGACGTTACCTGCGCATGTCACGTCCATTGCGGCGATTACCATGCCGGGCGGCCCGAGGGCGTCCTACGTAAAGGCAGTGCCCGTTTTCTTGAAGATCGACCATCTGGATCCGAGGGTCATTCCTGACCTGAGTGTCAGCGCCGACGTAATTATCAAGACGGATGAGAACCAGGTGCTGGCACCGCTGGAGTCGATCTTTCAGGATGCGCCCACCGCTAAGCCGTACGTCTTCGTGAAGACCGGCGAGTCGTTCGTGAAACGGAGTATCGAGTTGGGCGACCGCAACAACATTCAGACCAGCGTGGTGTCCGGCTTGAAGGCAGGGGATGTGATCGCGCTCGATGCACCCCAGTTGCCAAAGCAGGAAGGCACCGCATCCGCTTCGCTCTCGCCGGGTAGTCAGAATCGCACCTGGATGGTGGCTCTCATGTTGCCGATTCTCGGTTTTCGGCGGCGTCTGACGACGGCCTGCCGACGGCTGAACTCCGCCAGGAGCCGCGGGTGA
- a CDS encoding HlyD family efflux transporter periplasmic adaptor subunit has product MKKVVFRLILIAVVLGAGYGVYRLFQGMSTRQQSVPTTKVRRGDVVVRSFTRGELRAVRTASLAAPNLFGTVQVTKLAPLGALAREKNLIVEFDDSEVLSRLESRQLELEQVDEQIKKAQADLAIRNNQDQVDLLKARYAVRRAELEVKRNEILAAIDQKKNILNLEEARRRLKQLESDIKSKQEQALAEINVLREKRNRSMLDINREKMRLSQVKLLSPIGGLVAVRQNRSGFSGMFGTQVPDIREGDQVPPGTPVADVLDLSELEVIARVGELDRANLREGQEVLIRLDAVADKVFNGKIKSMSGTASANVFSSDPGKKFDVVFSIDMKQLLSSLGAKPDAIARIMALAEENRKKPLTQSMTSMLGGMPGMSGMFGGVGADASQTGGAQAGGMQAGGMQAGGMSGAAQGGAAEGGGQRRAGGFGMGANMTPEQQKKIQEITKKALNGKTMIDLSPEDRQALFAKIREEAKKAGIEMPQRGGNRGAGGGAAAGGPAAAGAPGAPSFGLQAPGAAAAGGARGGQGATGRGGPAGIGGFSAKDLENAALPPPPEEGDTMEVLLRPGLLADVEILVEKVPNAIYVPNQSIFEKDGKAVVYVKSGGNWVARNIKIDKRSESVTVVTEGVNPGDTISLADPNAKPGDKKKAEEKKSSGGAAGALPVGGSKGGQ; this is encoded by the coding sequence ATGAAGAAAGTCGTTTTCCGTCTAATCCTGATCGCCGTGGTTCTCGGTGCCGGCTATGGCGTGTACCGTCTGTTCCAGGGCATGTCAACGCGGCAGCAGTCGGTGCCAACAACGAAAGTGCGTCGCGGCGACGTTGTGGTTCGCAGTTTTACGCGCGGAGAACTGCGCGCTGTCCGCACGGCCAGCTTGGCCGCACCTAATCTGTTTGGAACGGTGCAGGTAACGAAACTGGCTCCCTTGGGCGCGCTGGCGCGGGAGAAAAACCTGATCGTCGAGTTTGACGACTCCGAAGTGCTATCGCGTCTGGAGTCGCGTCAGCTCGAACTCGAGCAGGTGGACGAGCAGATCAAGAAGGCACAAGCCGATTTGGCGATCCGCAACAATCAGGACCAGGTGGATCTATTGAAGGCGCGCTACGCCGTGCGCAGAGCTGAGCTGGAAGTGAAGCGGAACGAGATCCTGGCCGCCATCGACCAGAAGAAGAACATCCTGAACCTAGAGGAAGCCCGGCGCCGGTTGAAGCAGCTCGAAAGCGATATCAAGTCGAAGCAGGAGCAGGCTCTAGCCGAGATCAACGTGTTGCGCGAGAAGCGCAACCGCAGCATGTTGGACATCAACCGCGAAAAGATGCGGCTGTCGCAGGTGAAACTGCTGTCGCCGATCGGCGGGCTGGTGGCCGTCCGTCAGAACCGCAGTGGTTTTTCCGGTATGTTCGGCACGCAGGTGCCAGACATCCGCGAAGGCGATCAGGTTCCCCCGGGAACGCCGGTGGCGGATGTGCTCGACCTCTCCGAGTTGGAAGTGATCGCGCGTGTCGGTGAACTGGATCGCGCGAATCTGCGCGAAGGCCAGGAAGTCCTTATCCGATTGGATGCTGTGGCCGACAAAGTCTTCAACGGAAAGATCAAGAGCATGAGCGGCACGGCCAGCGCGAATGTGTTCAGCTCAGACCCGGGGAAGAAGTTCGACGTGGTCTTCTCCATTGATATGAAGCAACTGCTCAGCTCGCTGGGGGCCAAACCGGATGCGATCGCCCGGATTATGGCCTTGGCCGAGGAGAACCGCAAGAAGCCGTTAACTCAGTCGATGACCTCGATGTTGGGCGGCATGCCCGGGATGAGTGGAATGTTCGGTGGGGTGGGGGCTGACGCCTCCCAGACAGGCGGAGCGCAGGCTGGTGGAATGCAAGCCGGCGGAATGCAGGCTGGTGGAATGTCCGGAGCAGCACAGGGCGGCGCGGCGGAAGGCGGCGGTCAGCGCCGGGCCGGCGGTTTCGGGATGGGCGCCAACATGACACCCGAGCAGCAGAAGAAGATCCAGGAGATCACGAAGAAGGCGCTGAATGGCAAGACGATGATCGACCTGTCTCCGGAAGATCGTCAGGCACTATTTGCGAAGATTCGTGAAGAGGCAAAGAAAGCCGGCATCGAGATGCCGCAGCGTGGAGGTAATCGCGGCGCGGGCGGTGGTGCGGCGGCGGGAGGACCCGCAGCGGCCGGAGCGCCGGGCGCGCCCAGTTTCGGGTTACAGGCTCCGGGGGCGGCGGCGGCCGGTGGTGCGCGTGGCGGGCAGGGTGCTACAGGACGCGGCGGGCCGGCCGGCATCGGTGGATTCTCCGCCAAGGACTTGGAAAATGCGGCCTTGCCGCCTCCTCCCGAGGAAGGCGACACTATGGAAGTCCTGCTCAGGCCGGGCCTGTTGGCGGATGTCGAGATCCTTGTGGAAAAGGTTCCGAACGCGATTTACGTACCGAACCAGAGCATCTTCGAAAAAGACGGCAAAGCGGTGGTGTACGTGAAGAGCGGTGGCAATTGGGTGGCCCGTAATATCAAGATCGACAAGCGGTCTGAGTCGGTGACCGTCGTCACGGAGGGCGTGAACCCGGGTGACACGATTTCGCTGGCCGATCCGAATGCGAAGCCGGGCGACAAGAAGAAGGCGGAAGAGAAGAAATCCTCCGGCGGAGCCGCGGGCGCGCTGCCTGTAGGCGGTTCAAAGGGTGGGCAGTAA
- a CDS encoding ABC transporter permease: MTSFLQAILPEIYMGLSSLLVHKLRTMLTMLGMIFGVGAVVAMLAITAGVEKEMLSYIDLLGVNNIIIEAKEAVDRNELQQRRAISPGMTFRDYRAIMENTQGIEKATPRKRFKPLKVLPKTASEPPMLIGVEPDYRDIQSLKLVEGRFFNSEENATAAPVCVLGETTKVNLLGYEPAVGKYVKINDTWLQVVGVMASQSGGDTDVEGVEILSRNNLVVSPLRTVMFRFEDGNSYLKDEIDGIYLRVKPGTNSIETAAVINAILAAVHKDAGDYTVTVPAGLLEQKKRTSDIFKIVMICIAGISLLVGGIGIMNIMLATVLERTREIGIRRAIGARQSDIVRQFLTEAVMISIIGGFLGIVFGVTLAQIIAAAAGWSTVVTFASIAVAFGVSVGIGLLFGIYPAVQAAKLDPIEAIRYE; encoded by the coding sequence ATGACGTCGTTTCTGCAGGCAATCCTGCCTGAAATCTACATGGGGCTCTCGAGCCTCCTGGTTCATAAGCTCCGGACCATGCTCACCATGCTGGGCATGATCTTTGGCGTGGGTGCCGTGGTGGCCATGCTGGCCATCACCGCCGGGGTCGAGAAGGAGATGCTCTCCTATATCGACCTGCTTGGTGTGAATAACATCATTATCGAAGCCAAGGAAGCTGTGGATCGCAACGAATTGCAGCAGCGCAGGGCCATCAGCCCGGGTATGACCTTCCGTGACTACCGCGCCATCATGGAGAACACTCAGGGCATTGAGAAGGCCACTCCGCGCAAGAGGTTCAAGCCGCTAAAGGTTCTGCCCAAGACGGCATCCGAGCCGCCGATGCTGATCGGGGTGGAGCCGGACTACCGGGACATCCAGAGCCTGAAGCTGGTGGAGGGCCGGTTTTTCAACTCCGAGGAGAATGCTACTGCTGCCCCGGTTTGTGTGCTGGGCGAGACCACCAAAGTGAATCTGCTGGGATACGAACCGGCGGTAGGCAAGTACGTAAAAATCAATGACACCTGGCTGCAGGTGGTGGGCGTTATGGCCTCGCAGTCCGGCGGCGACACTGACGTGGAAGGCGTGGAGATTCTGTCCAGGAACAACCTGGTGGTGAGCCCCCTGCGCACAGTGATGTTCCGGTTTGAGGACGGCAACAGTTATCTGAAGGACGAGATCGACGGGATCTACCTGCGGGTGAAGCCCGGTACGAATTCGATCGAGACAGCGGCCGTGATCAATGCGATTCTTGCCGCGGTCCACAAGGATGCCGGCGACTATACGGTGACCGTGCCCGCGGGTCTGCTGGAGCAGAAGAAGCGGACAAGTGACATCTTTAAAATTGTCATGATATGTATCGCCGGCATCAGTCTGCTGGTAGGTGGAATTGGCATCATGAATATCATGCTGGCCACGGTGCTGGAACGGACGCGGGAAATCGGAATCCGGCGTGCAATTGGTGCACGTCAGTCCGACATTGTGCGTCAATTCCTCACAGAAGCGGTCATGATCTCCATCATTGGTGGGTTCCTCGGAATTGTGTTCGGAGTGACGTTGGCGCAGATCATTGCGGCCGCCGCCGGATGGTCGACTGTGGTAACGTTCGCTTCCATCGCCGTGGCATTCGGCGTCTCAGTCGGCATCGGGCTGCTTTTCGGCATTTACCCGGCCGTTCAAGCTGCCAAACTCGATCCGATTGAGGCCATCCGGTATGAGTAG
- a CDS encoding TolC family protein, producing the protein MRFLVVLLCSALIVPAQQPQAAPAAAPPATSPASAAPPVSSGAVVRMNSAISEPSAPWAGSGNWWRKTFLASDTTVTVDGPVRLKDFVVDGKLTLSLKNYLDLVVANNTDIAVQRLTLETPKNAIQRAFGVFDPLLTSSFSATRAKTPSTSTLQGANILNQLDQPFQAQYTQLFAPGTQVTTTLNMSKTSTNSQFNQYNPALTTSWSTNFTQPLLRNRGIYVNRLPITIARSQRKVQEFSLESTLQQLLVTAENAYWDLVSARERLKVQEQALFLADQALKRSQKEVELGATSPLEIFQPQQNYATAEINLTQVKYQLQIAEDALRRQISVDLDPDIRKLPIVLTEDSKISGDEPALDAESLVGMAMQKRPDLLSIKQSLDVNDLQIKSSMNLLKPALGLGGRYSTTGRGGRSFMTDPVTGASIPIPGGITDAFGQYFDYNTFSFNVTLSLPLRDRAASANLADSVVGKKLTVLRQRSLEQSIRQDVLTAINQLENSRASVKLAQIALDFAQKRADADQKRYDLGVITIFFLLASQNDLTQAQSTLVNNTVNYRRNVLNLQQRVGNLLEVKGVVMQ; encoded by the coding sequence ATGCGTTTTCTTGTTGTCCTTCTCTGCTCAGCACTCATTGTGCCCGCACAGCAACCTCAGGCCGCGCCGGCGGCGGCGCCACCGGCGACCTCACCGGCTTCCGCCGCGCCACCAGTGAGTTCCGGGGCCGTGGTTCGCATGAACTCGGCTATTTCCGAACCATCCGCGCCGTGGGCGGGATCGGGGAACTGGTGGCGGAAGACCTTCCTCGCGAGCGACACCACGGTGACAGTGGATGGCCCCGTGCGGTTGAAGGACTTTGTTGTCGACGGCAAGCTCACGTTGTCTCTGAAGAACTACCTCGATCTGGTGGTGGCGAACAATACAGACATCGCGGTCCAGCGCCTGACGCTGGAGACTCCGAAGAACGCGATTCAGCGGGCCTTCGGCGTGTTTGATCCTCTCCTCACGAGTTCGTTTTCCGCGACTCGCGCAAAGACGCCATCCACCAGTACGTTGCAGGGCGCCAACATTCTCAACCAGTTGGATCAGCCGTTTCAGGCTCAGTACACGCAGCTATTCGCACCAGGCACGCAGGTGACTACGACATTGAATATGTCGAAGACTTCGACGAATAGCCAGTTCAACCAGTACAACCCGGCCTTGACAACCTCCTGGAGCACGAACTTCACCCAGCCGTTGCTGCGCAATCGGGGCATCTATGTGAACCGCTTGCCGATTACGATCGCCCGGTCTCAGCGCAAGGTGCAGGAGTTTTCACTGGAAAGCACTCTGCAGCAGTTGCTGGTAACGGCAGAGAACGCTTACTGGGATCTGGTGAGTGCTCGGGAACGGCTGAAGGTGCAGGAGCAGGCCCTGTTTCTGGCCGACCAGGCCTTGAAACGGTCGCAGAAGGAAGTAGAACTCGGCGCCACTTCGCCGCTGGAAATCTTCCAGCCGCAGCAGAACTACGCGACGGCAGAGATTAATCTGACTCAGGTCAAGTATCAGTTGCAGATCGCGGAAGATGCACTGCGGCGCCAAATCAGCGTCGACCTGGATCCGGATATTCGCAAGCTGCCCATCGTGCTCACCGAGGATTCCAAGATCAGCGGCGACGAGCCAGCACTGGATGCGGAGTCCCTGGTTGGCATGGCGATGCAGAAGCGTCCCGATCTACTCTCAATCAAACAGAGTCTGGACGTCAACGACCTGCAGATCAAGAGCTCGATGAATCTGCTGAAGCCGGCGCTGGGCTTGGGTGGCCGGTACAGCACGACTGGTCGTGGTGGGCGATCGTTCATGACCGACCCCGTGACCGGCGCCAGTATCCCGATTCCCGGAGGTATTACCGACGCATTTGGCCAGTACTTCGACTACAACACCTTCTCGTTCAATGTCACGTTGAGTCTTCCGCTGCGTGATCGCGCCGCCTCGGCCAACCTGGCCGATTCGGTCGTGGGTAAGAAGCTGACAGTGCTGCGCCAGCGTTCCCTGGAGCAATCCATCAGGCAGGACGTGCTGACGGCGATCAATCAGTTGGAGAACAGCCGGGCCTCGGTGAAGTTGGCGCAGATCGCGCTCGACTTCGCCCAGAAGCGTGCGGATGCCGACCAGAAGCGGTATGACCTGGGCGTGATCACGATCTTCTTCCTGCTGGCCTCTCAGAACGATCTGACACAGGCCCAGTCGACGCTTGTCAACAACACGGTGAACTACCGGCGCAACGTCCTCAACCTGCAACAGCGCGTGGGCAACCTGCTGGAAGTCAAAGGTGTCGTAATGCAGTAG
- the recG gene encoding ATP-dependent DNA helicase RecG has translation MPLDLSTPVKFVKGVGPRRAADLESRGLATASDLLTYAPFRYEDRSNVKPMAELAPGEMATVLAEVQSIHSPQFRRRDLGMVEVIFQDASSQRLTGKWFHAQYLKNVFVPGVRVSLFGKVEFDGYKGELTMLHPEFELLREEDEDEEVGLHTGRIVPVYEAAGKTSTRVLRGILKRVIDNLPEMADALPEFIRRRLGLPDLATALKGLHFPEVATDLRLLNGFRSPAQIRMIFEEFFWLETGISLKRRQARTEPGIRFELTDRVREQIKKILPFKPTAAQKRVLGEIARDMSTETPMSRLLQGDVGSGKTIVAAQAAVIAVENGYQAALLAPTEILAAQHHINLQRVLAPLGYQIAPLMGSMSKKEKAVAKRALAAGFAQIAIGTHALLEEDVEFDKLGLAIIDEQHRFGVMQRKSLQQKGIFPDVLVMTATPIPRTLALTIYGDLDVSVIDELPPGRQPIKTFHKTKLELEQVYSFVLRQVQAGRQAYVVYAAIEESETQAVKAAQAAFQELSTVVFPQLKVGLLHGKLPPAEKEATMDSFKRGELQVLVSTTVIEVGVDVPNATVMVVENAERFGLAQIHQLRGRVGRGAEQSYCVLVTDKLSDTGRERIRTLVDSTDGFHIAEMDLRLRGPGEFLGTKQSGLPVFRIGNLLRDQEILELAREEARSFVEQPPSPELLEAALRFVREHWQRRYGLALIG, from the coding sequence GTGCCGCTGGACCTCTCTACTCCGGTTAAGTTTGTAAAAGGCGTCGGACCGCGCCGTGCCGCCGACCTTGAAAGCCGCGGCTTGGCGACGGCGTCGGACCTGCTCACCTACGCCCCTTTCCGCTACGAAGACCGCTCCAACGTCAAACCCATGGCGGAACTGGCGCCCGGCGAGATGGCCACCGTCCTGGCCGAGGTGCAGAGCATCCATTCGCCGCAGTTCCGGCGCCGCGACCTCGGCATGGTCGAAGTCATCTTTCAGGACGCCAGCAGCCAGCGCCTCACCGGCAAGTGGTTCCACGCTCAGTACTTAAAGAACGTCTTTGTCCCCGGCGTGCGCGTTTCTCTGTTCGGCAAAGTGGAGTTTGATGGGTACAAGGGCGAGTTGACCATGCTCCACCCGGAGTTCGAGCTCCTGCGCGAGGAGGATGAAGACGAGGAAGTGGGCCTGCACACCGGACGCATCGTGCCCGTCTATGAGGCCGCCGGCAAGACCAGCACGCGTGTGCTGCGCGGCATCCTGAAGCGGGTCATCGACAACCTCCCGGAGATGGCGGATGCGCTGCCGGAGTTCATCCGTCGCCGGCTGGGACTTCCGGATCTTGCTACAGCGTTGAAAGGACTCCACTTCCCAGAGGTAGCTACCGACCTCCGGCTACTGAACGGGTTCCGGTCACCAGCCCAGATCCGTATGATCTTCGAGGAGTTCTTCTGGCTGGAAACCGGCATTTCGCTGAAGCGCCGCCAGGCCCGGACGGAACCGGGGATCCGGTTTGAGCTCACCGATCGGGTCCGTGAACAGATCAAGAAGATCCTGCCCTTCAAGCCGACGGCGGCGCAGAAGCGTGTACTGGGCGAGATCGCCCGGGACATGTCCACCGAGACTCCGATGTCCCGCCTGCTTCAGGGGGACGTCGGCAGCGGCAAGACGATTGTGGCCGCGCAAGCCGCGGTCATCGCCGTCGAAAATGGCTATCAGGCCGCGCTCCTTGCTCCAACTGAGATTCTGGCCGCCCAACATCACATCAACCTCCAACGGGTTCTGGCTCCGCTCGGATACCAGATTGCCCCACTGATGGGCTCCATGAGCAAGAAAGAAAAGGCTGTCGCCAAACGGGCTTTGGCGGCTGGCTTTGCCCAGATTGCGATCGGTACCCACGCCCTACTGGAAGAAGACGTAGAGTTTGACAAGTTGGGCCTGGCGATTATCGACGAGCAGCATCGCTTCGGCGTCATGCAGCGCAAATCACTCCAACAAAAGGGCATCTTCCCCGACGTTCTGGTGATGACCGCCACCCCCATCCCTCGCACCTTGGCTTTGACCATTTACGGCGACCTGGACGTGAGCGTCATCGACGAATTGCCGCCCGGCCGCCAACCGATCAAGACGTTCCACAAGACCAAGTTGGAACTGGAACAGGTGTATAGCTTCGTCCTCCGCCAAGTCCAGGCTGGCCGCCAGGCGTATGTGGTCTACGCCGCCATTGAGGAGAGCGAGACCCAGGCCGTCAAGGCCGCGCAGGCCGCGTTTCAGGAACTCTCTACCGTGGTGTTTCCACAACTAAAAGTCGGCTTGCTGCACGGCAAGCTACCTCCGGCGGAAAAAGAAGCCACCATGGACAGTTTCAAGCGGGGTGAGCTTCAAGTCCTGGTATCGACGACTGTCATAGAGGTGGGCGTCGATGTACCCAACGCCACGGTGATGGTGGTGGAAAATGCCGAGCGTTTTGGGCTAGCGCAGATTCATCAGCTACGGGGCCGCGTAGGCCGCGGCGCGGAGCAGAGCTATTGCGTACTGGTGACCGATAAGCTCAGCGACACCGGGCGCGAACGCATCCGCACGCTGGTGGACTCCACCGACGGTTTCCACATCGCCGAGATGGACCTCCGGCTTCGGGGGCCAGGCGAGTTTCTGGGCACCAAGCAGAGCGGATTGCCGGTGTTCCGGATCGGTAACTTATTGAGAGACCAAGAGATTCTAGAGCTGGCGCGCGAAGAGGCGCGGTCGTTCGTCGAACAGCCGCCATCGCCGGAACTCCTGGAAGCAGCGCTCCGTTTCGTCCGCGAACATTGGCAGCGGCGGTACGGATTGGCTTTGATCGGTTGA